A genomic stretch from Marinimicrobium sp. C6131 includes:
- a CDS encoding ubiquinone biosynthesis accessory factor UbiJ has protein sequence MDATLTSAALSAAEAIVQRVLRYDPASRLALSELDGQVLALQFTQPEWTVYVLPGKAGLSFSSHWEGEIQTRLTGPLKNFIGLARGEQTSLAGSGVQLEGSTHLVQSLQRILGQLDIDWEEALSEVLGDVLGHQGAELLRSGGRWLKARDSQARRLLGEFITQEAGLVPGRAELDNFYREVDELALALERTEARIQHLHTLLHRTTKD, from the coding sequence ATGGATGCGACTCTGACGAGCGCCGCCCTTTCGGCCGCCGAAGCCATCGTCCAGCGCGTCCTGCGCTACGACCCCGCCAGCCGACTCGCACTCAGCGAACTCGATGGGCAGGTACTGGCACTGCAGTTTACCCAGCCCGAATGGACCGTCTATGTTCTTCCCGGCAAAGCGGGGTTGAGCTTCAGCAGTCACTGGGAGGGAGAGATCCAGACGCGGCTGACCGGCCCACTGAAAAACTTTATCGGCCTGGCTCGCGGCGAACAGACCAGCCTGGCGGGCTCCGGTGTGCAATTGGAAGGCAGCACCCATCTGGTTCAGTCACTGCAACGTATCCTCGGGCAACTGGATATTGACTGGGAAGAAGCCCTGAGTGAAGTGCTCGGTGATGTACTGGGGCATCAGGGCGCGGAACTGCTGCGCTCGGGCGGACGCTGGTTGAAAGCACGGGATAGCCAGGCCCGTCGACTGCTCGGCGAGTTCATCACCCAGGAGGCGGGACTGGTCCCGGGTCGCGCCGAGCTGGACAATTTCTATCGGGAAGTGGACGAACTGGCATTGGCGCTGGAGCGCACCGAAGCGAGAATCCAACACTTGCATACTCTCTTGCACCGAACCACTAAGGACTAA
- a CDS encoding SusF/SusE family outer membrane protein — MNLYHFLTANTLRTWLFALTLGGLPMMMTACGGETQTGPDLPPLPEQEQNDDQTPGNDDSDDGSANTDVDPLYMVGSATPGGWSLDNKEALQPQSDNEAVYQWQGELGTGEIKFAHYEATDFCGGAWLLASSEAEPVSLDGSGNAYTWTEDCPDETGVSDWKWTVETAGVYEIRVNTDEERVYFALEEADNNTEEPGESGVHLFLVGDATPGGWSLDDATMMDRGADNTRQYTVTLELTSGSFKIAMAESASELSFDPGHDWIHPNTEGQPLAETAYSIVTAGEGEDYKWQISEDAAGTYDIAVDLEAETILIDPQ; from the coding sequence ATGAATCTTTATCACTTCCTGACTGCAAATACCTTGCGTACCTGGCTGTTCGCACTGACCCTCGGCGGGCTTCCGATGATGATGACTGCTTGTGGTGGCGAAACGCAGACTGGCCCCGATTTGCCACCTTTACCGGAGCAGGAGCAAAATGATGATCAGACGCCCGGTAACGATGACTCGGATGATGGCTCGGCGAATACCGATGTCGACCCGCTCTACATGGTAGGCAGCGCAACGCCCGGCGGTTGGTCCCTGGACAACAAAGAAGCGTTGCAACCGCAAAGCGATAATGAAGCGGTGTACCAATGGCAGGGCGAGCTGGGGACCGGCGAAATCAAGTTCGCCCATTACGAGGCGACGGATTTCTGCGGTGGTGCCTGGCTGCTGGCGAGCAGTGAAGCTGAACCGGTCAGTCTCGATGGCAGTGGCAATGCCTATACCTGGACAGAAGACTGTCCTGATGAGACAGGCGTGTCCGACTGGAAATGGACGGTGGAAACCGCCGGCGTCTACGAGATTCGGGTCAACACCGACGAAGAGCGTGTGTACTTCGCGTTGGAGGAAGCCGATAACAATACTGAAGAGCCGGGGGAGAGCGGTGTTCACCTGTTTTTGGTGGGTGACGCCACGCCGGGTGGTTGGAGTCTGGACGATGCGACCATGATGGACCGGGGAGCCGACAATACACGCCAGTACACAGTGACCCTGGAGCTGACCAGCGGAAGCTTCAAAATTGCCATGGCGGAATCGGCCTCAGAACTGTCATTTGATCCGGGGCACGACTGGATCCACCCCAACACGGAGGGTCAGCCGCTGGCCGAAACGGCGTACTCCATTGTGACGGCGGGCGAGGGTGAAGATTACAAATGGCAGATTTCGGAAGATGCAGCGGGTACTTACGATATCGCGGTAGATCTGGAAGCGGAAACCATCCTGATCGACCCACAATAA
- a CDS encoding DUF6482 family protein, with protein sequence MIPEASRPERRAVVMSFADCAHYLVGYTETPVGWADEIEVVRDERGRAQKFPSLYAAKRWLAQRGADRAWLVMQTPYDEMVGRPTPEESMSEIPLVLVEQNHR encoded by the coding sequence ATGATCCCTGAAGCGAGTCGTCCGGAGCGTCGTGCGGTGGTGATGAGTTTTGCCGATTGCGCGCATTATCTGGTGGGTTATACCGAGACGCCGGTGGGCTGGGCGGACGAAATCGAGGTGGTGCGGGACGAGCGGGGACGGGCGCAGAAGTTCCCCAGCCTGTACGCGGCCAAGCGGTGGCTGGCACAGCGGGGAGCGGACAGAGCCTGGCTGGTGATGCAGACGCCCTATGATGAGATGGTGGGGCGGCCGACACCGGAAGAGTCGATGAGTGAGATTCCCTTGGTGCTGGTGGAACAGAATCACCGTTAG
- a CDS encoding DCC1-like thiol-disulfide oxidoreductase family protein — protein MNRSTAKRSIKADIPTPQPGQTVTTLYYDGLCPLCQREMTLLKRLKSAQLRLLDIHKQWQLPAEQREAMLRQLHLKLPDGQWLLGADASVEARGWAGCSSRCVGPW, from the coding sequence ATGAATCGTTCTACTGCCAAGCGTTCAATCAAAGCAGATATTCCCACTCCGCAGCCCGGTCAAACCGTCACCACCCTGTATTACGACGGTTTATGCCCTTTGTGTCAGCGTGAGATGACTTTATTGAAGCGTCTCAAGTCAGCGCAGCTCCGTCTGCTGGATATCCACAAGCAGTGGCAGTTGCCGGCGGAGCAGCGCGAGGCCATGTTGCGCCAACTCCACCTGAAGCTGCCCGATGGTCAGTGGTTGCTGGGCGCCGATGCCAGTGTCGAGGCACGAGGGTGGGCTGGCTGCTCAAGCCGCTGCGTTGGCCCCTGGTAG
- a CDS encoding PQQ-dependent sugar dehydrogenase yields MASLLTRLSPVLACAALGLLATGAQADDHATIIETEKATLKVTQVTDGLRNPWGLAFLPGGDMLVTERSGDLRIVGADGTKGPALKGLPEIASRGQGGLLDVAIDPDFVDNRWVYFSFSEPGEGGTSTAVARGKLMPNHQDELQGVEVIFSQQPKVRSNGHFGSRLVFRDDGTLFITMGDRQQDFEDNYPQELDSHIGTVARINPDGSVPDDNPFVGDKDAQPEIWSYGHRNVQGADLHPDTRELWTGEHGPQGGDEINVTRAGKNYGWPIITYGEQYGGGKIGEGTEKEGMEQPVHYWVPSIANAGMTFYTGNQFPEWRGNLLVTALKFQLVSRLELDGEKVTHEERMFDESIGKRLRDIVQGPDGNLYLLTDDRNGEILKVEPAK; encoded by the coding sequence ATGGCTTCACTGTTGACACGTTTGTCGCCCGTGCTGGCCTGCGCGGCGCTGGGCCTTCTGGCCACTGGCGCTCAGGCGGACGATCACGCCACCATTATCGAAACCGAGAAAGCCACCCTGAAAGTGACCCAGGTCACCGACGGGCTGCGCAATCCCTGGGGTCTGGCGTTCCTGCCCGGCGGTGATATGTTGGTCACCGAACGCTCCGGCGACCTGCGGATTGTCGGGGCCGACGGCACCAAGGGTCCCGCACTCAAGGGCCTGCCCGAGATTGCCAGCCGCGGTCAGGGCGGTCTGCTGGATGTGGCGATTGATCCCGACTTTGTCGATAACCGCTGGGTGTACTTCAGCTTTTCCGAGCCCGGTGAGGGCGGTACCAGCACCGCTGTGGCCCGGGGCAAGTTGATGCCCAACCACCAGGATGAGCTGCAGGGCGTGGAAGTCATCTTCAGCCAGCAGCCCAAGGTGCGCAGCAATGGGCACTTCGGCTCACGTCTCGTGTTCCGCGACGACGGTACACTGTTCATCACCATGGGGGATCGCCAGCAGGATTTCGAGGACAACTATCCCCAGGAACTGGACAGTCACATCGGCACCGTGGCCCGCATCAACCCCGATGGCAGTGTGCCCGATGACAATCCGTTTGTCGGCGACAAAGATGCCCAGCCGGAAATCTGGTCCTACGGCCATCGCAACGTCCAGGGCGCCGACCTGCACCCGGACACTCGCGAACTCTGGACCGGCGAGCACGGCCCTCAGGGCGGTGACGAAATCAATGTGACCCGGGCGGGCAAAAACTACGGCTGGCCGATCATTACCTACGGCGAACAGTACGGCGGTGGAAAAATCGGTGAGGGCACTGAAAAAGAGGGCATGGAGCAACCCGTCCACTACTGGGTGCCATCCATCGCCAATGCCGGCATGACGTTCTACACCGGCAACCAGTTTCCCGAATGGCGCGGCAACCTGCTGGTCACCGCGCTCAAGTTCCAACTGGTGTCACGCCTGGAGTTGGACGGTGAGAAAGTCACTCACGAGGAGCGGATGTTCGATGAGAGCATCGGCAAGCGTCTGCGCGATATCGTTCAGGGGCCGGATGGCAACCTCTACCTGCTGACCGACGATCGCAACGGGGAAATTCTGAAGGTTGAGCCGGCCAAATAG
- the ubiB gene encoding ubiquinone biosynthesis regulatory protein kinase UbiB, translating to MLVVLRRLLTISFVIWRYRLDLLIPPGQLPWYVRLFLLPCKLKPAGNMTRGERLRRALEDLGPIFIKFGQLLSTRPDLVPPDMMDDLNRLQDKVPPFDKSEFRALVERGLGESVDTVFASYEQEPLASASVAQVHGATLHNGQRVVIKIVRPGIERVIEQDVRLLMMIARLVERYSIDGKRLHPVDVVRDYRNTIFDELDLQREAANASQLRRNFDGSPLLYVPEIYWDYTRNNVLVMERIHGIPVTHIDELQAQGTDMKALAERGVEIFFKQVFEHNFFHADMHPGNIFVATENPEYPKYIAVDMAIVGSLTREDQYYLARNLLAMFRRDYRQVAELHVQSGWVPEGTRVEELEAAVRTVCEPIFEKPLKDISFGHLLMSLFRTARRFDMEVQPQLVLLQKTLLNIEGLGRQLYPDLDLWVTAHPFLERWLKNRFHPKALWGQLQRYAPEWMEKFPQVPELIFGGLQQLQSLSKVSHHLEAQTQELQRQQQNRRRGRRRTVIATLALIGAGITAWPHLGGPLTAWAERIDWGQIPPESWALLTLGLAVLILRK from the coding sequence GTGTTAGTCGTACTCCGTCGCCTGCTCACCATCAGTTTTGTCATCTGGCGCTACCGGCTGGATCTGTTGATTCCGCCCGGTCAGTTGCCCTGGTACGTGCGGCTGTTCCTGCTGCCGTGCAAACTCAAACCCGCCGGTAATATGACCCGGGGGGAGCGACTGCGCCGGGCACTGGAAGATCTGGGCCCGATTTTCATCAAGTTTGGTCAGTTGCTCTCGACCCGTCCGGACCTGGTGCCACCGGATATGATGGACGATCTGAACCGGCTGCAGGACAAGGTGCCGCCGTTCGACAAGTCCGAATTTCGTGCTCTGGTCGAGCGGGGCCTGGGGGAAAGCGTCGACACGGTGTTTGCCAGCTACGAGCAGGAACCGCTGGCTTCGGCGTCGGTGGCCCAGGTGCACGGCGCCACGCTGCATAACGGTCAGCGCGTCGTGATCAAAATCGTTCGCCCCGGCATCGAGCGGGTCATTGAGCAGGACGTGCGTCTGCTGATGATGATCGCCCGACTGGTGGAGCGCTACAGCATCGATGGCAAACGCCTGCACCCGGTGGATGTGGTTCGCGATTATCGCAATACCATTTTCGATGAGCTGGACCTGCAGCGCGAAGCGGCCAACGCCTCCCAGCTCCGGCGCAACTTCGATGGCTCTCCGCTACTGTATGTTCCGGAAATCTACTGGGACTACACCCGCAATAACGTGCTGGTGATGGAGCGCATTCACGGCATCCCAGTGACGCACATTGACGAGCTTCAGGCCCAGGGCACGGACATGAAAGCGTTGGCCGAACGCGGCGTGGAGATTTTTTTCAAGCAGGTGTTTGAGCACAACTTTTTTCACGCGGACATGCACCCGGGCAATATTTTCGTCGCCACTGAAAACCCGGAGTACCCCAAGTACATTGCTGTGGATATGGCCATTGTCGGTTCCCTGACCCGGGAAGATCAGTACTACCTGGCGCGCAACCTGCTCGCCATGTTCCGGCGCGACTACCGGCAGGTCGCCGAGCTGCACGTGCAAAGTGGCTGGGTCCCCGAGGGCACCCGGGTCGAGGAACTCGAAGCCGCGGTGCGCACCGTGTGCGAACCGATTTTTGAAAAACCGCTGAAAGACATTTCGTTCGGGCATCTGTTGATGAGTCTGTTCCGCACCGCGCGCCGGTTCGATATGGAAGTTCAGCCGCAACTGGTGTTGTTGCAGAAAACCCTGCTCAATATTGAAGGACTGGGTCGCCAACTCTATCCGGACCTGGATCTGTGGGTCACCGCCCACCCCTTCCTCGAACGCTGGCTGAAAAACCGCTTCCACCCCAAGGCGCTCTGGGGTCAGCTCCAACGTTATGCGCCGGAGTGGATGGAGAAGTTCCCCCAAGTGCCGGAACTGATTTTTGGTGGTCTGCAACAACTGCAGAGCCTCAGCAAAGTATCCCACCACCTGGAAGCACAGACCCAGGAACTGCAGCGCCAGCAACAGAACCGGCGCCGGGGACGCCGCCGCACCGTGATTGCCACCCTGGCATTGATCGGCGCCGGCATTACTGCCTGGCCCCATTTGGGAGGCCCCCTCACCGCTTGGGCTGAGCGCATTGACTGGGGACAGATTCCCCCGGAGAGCTGGGCCTTGTTAACCCTCGGTTTGGCGGTATTGATCCTGCGCAAATAA
- a CDS encoding endo-1,4-beta-xylanase — protein sequence MNPISRRKFLLGSASLAALANLKACAINGAAERTGLKNLYGDDFLMGTAISNQTLADDDQHLKTLIAREFNSITAENCMKSALVQPRQGEWDWELADRFVAFGQQHNMDIVGHALVWHSQVPEDFFVYPNGRPIDRSELIKRMDTHIRTLMERYKGKIKIWDVVNEAIDEDKGWRESAWFKTMGGADYVERAFRLAHEMDPDAHLIYNDYNMHNPGKREFLVDVIRDYKKRGVPIHGVGLQSHVGLDYPDLGEFEASIEAYAAEGMRIHCTELEIDVLPVAWEHTGANISDNFEYADELNPYPDGLPEDMQERLTERYVEMFKLFLKHRDKIDRITLWGTHDGESWKNNFPVGGRTNYPLLFDRDMQPKPAYFAVADLKR from the coding sequence ATGAACCCCATCTCCCGACGCAAATTCCTGCTGGGCAGCGCCTCACTGGCCGCCCTGGCCAACCTCAAGGCCTGTGCCATCAACGGCGCCGCCGAACGGACCGGACTGAAAAATCTCTACGGGGATGACTTCCTGATGGGCACCGCCATCAGCAATCAGACCCTGGCCGATGACGACCAGCACCTGAAAACCCTGATCGCCAGGGAGTTCAACTCCATCACCGCCGAGAACTGCATGAAGTCCGCGCTGGTGCAGCCCCGCCAGGGCGAGTGGGACTGGGAGCTGGCGGACCGCTTTGTGGCGTTCGGCCAACAGCACAATATGGACATCGTCGGGCACGCCCTGGTGTGGCACTCCCAGGTTCCGGAAGACTTCTTCGTCTACCCGAACGGCCGCCCCATCGACCGTTCGGAGCTGATCAAGCGGATGGACACCCACATTCGCACCCTGATGGAGCGCTACAAGGGCAAAATCAAGATCTGGGATGTGGTCAACGAAGCGATTGATGAAGACAAAGGCTGGAGAGAGAGCGCCTGGTTCAAAACCATGGGCGGAGCCGACTATGTCGAGCGTGCCTTCCGACTGGCCCACGAAATGGATCCGGACGCGCACCTGATTTACAACGACTACAACATGCACAACCCGGGCAAACGGGAATTCCTGGTCGATGTGATCCGCGACTACAAAAAGCGCGGCGTGCCGATTCACGGCGTTGGCCTGCAGAGCCACGTGGGTCTGGACTATCCGGACCTGGGCGAATTCGAAGCCAGTATCGAGGCCTACGCCGCCGAAGGCATGCGCATTCACTGCACCGAGTTGGAAATCGACGTACTGCCGGTCGCCTGGGAGCACACCGGGGCGAACATTTCGGACAACTTCGAGTATGCCGACGAGCTGAACCCCTACCCGGACGGCCTGCCCGAGGACATGCAGGAGCGACTGACCGAACGCTACGTGGAAATGTTCAAGCTGTTCCTCAAGCACCGGGACAAGATCGACCGGATTACCCTCTGGGGCACCCACGATGGCGAATCCTGGAAGAACAACTTCCCGGTGGGCGGACGCACCAACTACCCATTGCTGTTCGACCGGGACATGCAGCCCAAACCAGCCTATTTCGCCGTGGCCGATCTGAAGCGCTGA
- the dtd gene encoding D-aminoacyl-tRNA deacylase: protein MLGLIQRVRHASVAVDDQVVGEIGPGLLLFLGVEKDDDEGTADALLKKVLAYRVFADTEGKMNLNVQQAGGGLLVVSQFTLAADTRKGLRPSFSRAGSPALAESIYDYFVSRARTLHEPVATGVFAADMQVSLQNDGPVTFMLSA, encoded by the coding sequence ATGTTGGGATTGATTCAGCGAGTCCGCCACGCCAGTGTGGCGGTGGACGATCAGGTCGTGGGCGAGATCGGTCCGGGGTTGCTTCTGTTCCTGGGGGTTGAAAAGGACGATGATGAAGGAACGGCCGATGCGTTACTGAAGAAGGTATTGGCCTACCGGGTATTTGCCGATACCGAGGGCAAGATGAACCTGAATGTGCAGCAGGCGGGTGGCGGGCTACTGGTGGTGTCCCAGTTCACCCTGGCCGCCGACACCCGCAAGGGGCTGCGGCCGAGTTTCTCACGTGCCGGCTCTCCGGCGCTCGCCGAATCTATTTACGATTATTTTGTCTCCCGTGCCCGGACCCTGCACGAGCCGGTCGCCACCGGCGTATTTGCGGCCGATATGCAGGTCAGCCTGCAGAACGATGGGCCGGTCACCTTCATGCTGTCCGCCTGA
- a CDS encoding substrate-binding periplasmic protein: MFARIESPFRMLQAERFGFFPRGAQIILDEQANFDTEGLIIEPALLLAYPHHRDPDLLQRANIWIQPWPTHLCKNATLPTLDQTDIPLESSRTVNPPFIHSILQGAETFCAYLKTPRARSLPAAIVTLLMSLPFVMLSETAAAACQLDRDTTTDRLVLPLRDEIRHDHRNYFAQLLQLALDKTERDFGPCKVTLSQQPKPQARLYQELSRQENIHIIDATVMPERNERFRAIPVPLLKGLMGYRIAFIRADDQPRFDRVKTLKDLSAFRAGQGEGWFDVQVLRMHGIPVTTTSKYESLFRMLRAGRFDFFPRGAQEVMSEAQSFDISGLAVESNLVLAYPWPVYFYVNKEHTALAERVEEGLRRAKADGSFDTFFHSHPLIVAVFEQLNLDQRTLLYLCNPQHSDPAFLGQSNTWIRPWPDHLCSRPLH; the protein is encoded by the coding sequence GTGTTTGCCCGCATCGAATCCCCGTTTCGTATGCTGCAAGCGGAACGATTCGGTTTTTTTCCACGCGGCGCTCAGATAATTCTCGACGAACAGGCCAATTTTGATACCGAAGGTTTGATTATTGAGCCGGCTTTGCTGCTGGCTTACCCCCACCACCGGGACCCGGATCTGCTCCAGCGGGCCAACATCTGGATTCAACCCTGGCCAACACACTTGTGTAAAAACGCGACTCTTCCTACACTGGACCAGACGGATATACCACTGGAGTCATCGCGCACTGTGAACCCGCCTTTCATCCACTCGATTCTTCAGGGCGCAGAGACCTTTTGTGCCTATCTGAAAACCCCGCGCGCCCGTTCGCTCCCGGCGGCAATCGTCACTTTGCTAATGAGTCTGCCTTTTGTAATGCTCAGTGAAACCGCAGCCGCTGCGTGCCAACTGGATCGCGACACGACCACCGACCGGTTGGTGCTGCCCCTACGCGATGAAATCCGCCATGACCACCGCAACTACTTTGCCCAATTGTTGCAGTTGGCACTGGATAAAACCGAACGTGATTTTGGTCCCTGCAAGGTTACCCTGTCCCAGCAACCCAAACCTCAGGCCAGGTTGTACCAGGAACTCTCCCGGCAGGAAAATATTCACATCATTGATGCCACCGTCATGCCTGAACGTAATGAGCGCTTCCGGGCCATTCCCGTCCCGTTATTGAAAGGCCTGATGGGGTATCGGATAGCGTTTATCCGCGCTGATGATCAACCCCGTTTCGACCGGGTGAAAACCCTGAAGGACCTGAGCGCCTTCCGGGCCGGTCAAGGTGAGGGCTGGTTTGATGTACAAGTACTGCGAATGCACGGCATTCCGGTCACCACCACGAGCAAGTACGAGTCCCTGTTCCGAATGCTTCGAGCGGGACGCTTTGACTTCTTTCCCCGGGGCGCCCAGGAAGTCATGAGTGAGGCGCAAAGCTTTGATATCAGTGGACTGGCCGTTGAGTCGAATCTGGTACTGGCCTACCCTTGGCCAGTGTACTTTTACGTGAACAAGGAGCACACCGCGCTGGCCGAGCGGGTGGAGGAGGGGCTGCGGCGCGCCAAAGCCGACGGTTCGTTCGACACATTTTTCCATTCGCACCCGCTGATCGTGGCCGTCTTTGAGCAGCTGAATCTCGACCAGCGCACCCTGCTCTACCTATGCAATCCGCAGCACAGCGATCCGGCTTTTCTCGGCCAAAGCAATACCTGGATTCGCCCCTGGCCCGATCATCTGTGCTCCCGACCGCTTCACTGA
- the pip gene encoding prolyl aminopeptidase — translation MLTYFPEIKPYARHQVPVGGGHQLYVDESGNPEGIPVLFVHGGPGAGCGKYDRRYFDPECYRIILFDQRGAGRSTPHASLEGNNTRALVADMEEIRRFLGVEKWVLFGGSWGSTLSLVYAETHPERVLGLILRGIFLCRPQDLQWFYQGGAAHVFPDYWQEFLQPVAEEERGDLIQAYYRLLTGDNDLLKMGAAKAWSIWEGRCATLRPNHEVVESFSKPHRALALACIEAHYFVNQAFLEPDQIVRNAHRLSGIPGVIIHGRYDMVCPLDNAFELQKAWPDAELQIIRESGHSASEPGTVDALVRATEDMVRRLRHEDDNLA, via the coding sequence ATGCTCACCTATTTCCCCGAAATCAAACCTTACGCGCGCCACCAGGTTCCTGTTGGTGGTGGTCATCAGTTGTACGTGGATGAGTCCGGTAACCCCGAGGGAATTCCGGTCCTGTTTGTCCACGGTGGTCCCGGCGCCGGCTGTGGGAAATACGATCGCCGCTACTTTGATCCGGAGTGTTACCGCATCATTCTGTTCGACCAGCGCGGTGCCGGTCGCTCTACGCCCCATGCGAGCCTGGAGGGCAACAATACCCGGGCGCTGGTGGCGGACATGGAAGAGATCCGCCGCTTTCTGGGGGTGGAGAAGTGGGTGCTGTTCGGTGGCTCCTGGGGTTCGACCCTGAGTCTGGTGTACGCCGAAACCCACCCGGAACGGGTGCTTGGACTGATCCTCCGGGGGATTTTCCTGTGCCGACCGCAGGACCTGCAGTGGTTCTATCAGGGGGGGGCCGCCCATGTCTTCCCGGATTACTGGCAGGAGTTCCTGCAGCCCGTGGCTGAAGAGGAGCGGGGCGATCTGATCCAGGCTTACTATCGATTGCTGACCGGCGACAATGATCTGCTCAAAATGGGCGCGGCCAAGGCCTGGTCCATATGGGAGGGGCGCTGCGCCACCCTGCGACCCAATCATGAGGTGGTCGAGTCGTTCTCCAAGCCCCATCGTGCCCTGGCCCTGGCCTGTATCGAGGCGCACTACTTTGTGAACCAGGCCTTTCTGGAACCGGACCAGATTGTGCGCAACGCGCACCGTTTATCCGGCATCCCGGGGGTGATCATTCACGGCCGTTACGACATGGTCTGCCCGCTGGATAATGCCTTTGAGCTGCAGAAAGCCTGGCCTGACGCCGAATTGCAGATCATCCGTGAGTCCGGGCATTCGGCGTCCGAACCCGGAACCGTGGATGCGCTGGTGCGGGCCACCGAAGATATGGTCCGTCGGCTACGCCATGAAGACGACAATCTGGCCTGA
- the hemH gene encoding ferrochelatase yields MSQQYRAVNDRIEERFHKPSDETRRTQQKTGVLLTNLGTPDAPTPPALRRYLAEFLSDPRVIEVPRLLWKVILHGIILRIRPKKSAEAYASVWSDEGSPLMVISQRQRDAVQKALGEEVIVKLAMRYGNPSIPKGMREFQELGIRRVVVLPLYPQYAAPTTASTFDALADELKTWRWVPSISFISGYVDNPLYISALAQSVQDHINTHGMPDKFLFSYHGTPKRYLDNGDPYHCLCHKTTRLVREKLGLEESQCLTTFQSRFGREEWLKPYTDETLKQLPKDGIKHIAILSPAFSADCLETLEELEEENREYFMEAGGETYHYIPALNDREDHIAAIVDVLRREL; encoded by the coding sequence ATGAGCCAGCAATACCGGGCGGTCAACGACCGCATCGAAGAGCGTTTTCACAAACCCTCGGATGAGACCCGCCGCACCCAGCAAAAAACCGGGGTGCTGCTCACCAACCTGGGCACGCCCGATGCGCCCACCCCTCCGGCGCTGCGCCGCTACCTGGCAGAATTTCTGTCTGACCCCCGTGTCATCGAGGTGCCCCGTCTGCTGTGGAAGGTCATCCTCCACGGCATCATTCTGCGGATTCGCCCAAAGAAGTCCGCCGAAGCCTACGCCTCGGTCTGGAGCGACGAGGGCTCACCATTGATGGTGATCAGCCAGCGCCAGCGTGACGCCGTGCAGAAAGCCCTGGGCGAGGAGGTGATCGTCAAGCTCGCCATGCGCTATGGCAACCCTTCCATTCCCAAGGGGATGCGGGAGTTCCAGGAACTGGGTATCCGGCGCGTTGTGGTACTGCCGCTGTACCCGCAATACGCGGCCCCCACCACAGCGTCCACGTTCGACGCCCTGGCCGATGAATTGAAAACCTGGCGCTGGGTGCCCTCGATCAGTTTCATCAGCGGCTACGTGGACAATCCGCTGTACATCAGCGCCCTGGCCCAGAGTGTGCAGGACCACATCAATACGCACGGCATGCCGGATAAATTTCTGTTCTCCTACCACGGCACGCCAAAGCGCTATCTCGACAACGGCGACCCCTACCATTGCCTGTGCCACAAGACCACCCGTCTGGTGCGGGAAAAGCTGGGACTTGAGGAGTCGCAGTGCCTGACCACCTTTCAGTCCCGCTTCGGTCGGGAGGAGTGGCTCAAGCCCTACACCGATGAAACGCTCAAGCAGCTTCCAAAGGATGGCATCAAGCACATTGCCATACTGTCGCCAGCGTTCAGTGCTGACTGTCTGGAGACGCTGGAAGAGCTGGAAGAGGAGAACCGCGAGTATTTTATGGAAGCCGGTGGCGAGACCTATCATTACATTCCCGCCCTGAATGACCGGGAAGACCATATTGCGGCGATTGTGGATGTGTTGCGTCGGGAGCTTTAA